In Primulina eburnea isolate SZY01 chromosome 5, ASM2296580v1, whole genome shotgun sequence, a single window of DNA contains:
- the LOC140831953 gene encoding uncharacterized protein has protein sequence MDVTGGQTSASPTAAPPSPSLHGGGFTLPSDVFSSEDILFCIDVGPETMVEMKVNGPNGRPYTRLDSIKQAILLFINAKLTINSDHRFAFAALAKSTYWLQKEFSSDVGSAVAALRAISVDSSSSNADLTQLFRVSTHEAKKSRAQNRIFRVILLYCRSSTPPQFQLPTSQKIFTLDVMYLHDKPGPDNCPQTVYDTLVEALERISEYEGYIFESGQGLTRALFRHMCVLLSHPQQRCMQDDVDLPKSLTKKSPVAESAPTDDNIVVSS, from the exons ATGGATGTCACAGGGGGCCAAACCTCCGCCTCACCCACGGCAGCGCCGCCGTCACCGTCCCTTCACGGCGGCGGATTCACACTACCTTCGGATGTATTTTCGAGTGAGGACATACTCTTCTGCATCGACGTGGGCCCAGAAACCATGGTGGAAATGAAGGTGAACGGGCCGAATGGGCGGCCGTATACGAGATTGGACTCCATAAAGCAGGCGATACTTTTGTTCATTAATGCTAAGTTAACTATTAACTCCGATCATCGATTTGCTTTTGCCGCCCTTGCAAAATCCACTTATTGG CTTCAAAAGGAGTTTAGCAGTGACGTTGGCTCCGCAGTTGCAGCACTAAGGGCAATCTcggtagattcatcttccagcAATGCAGATCTGACTCAACTGTTTAGAGTATCGACACATGAAGCAAAGAAATCTCGAGCACAGAATCGGATCTTCCGAGTG atctTACTCTATTGTAGGTCATCGACACCGCCGCAATTCCAGCTGCCAACATCTCAAAAAATCTTCACCTTGGATGTTATGTACCTGCATGACAAACCAGGACCCGATAATTGCCCACAAACAGTGTATGATACCCTGGTGGAAGCCCTTGAACGAATCAGTGAGTACGAGGGATACATATTTGAGAGTGGTCAAGGACTGACGCGAGCTCTTTTCCGTCACATGTGTGTGCTTCTGTCCCATCCACAGCAGCGTTGCATGCAAGATGATGTAGACTTACCCAAATCTTTGACAAAGAAGTCTCCCGTTGCAGAATCAGCTCCAACAGATGATAATATAGTTGTATCCAGCTAA
- the LOC140831954 gene encoding LOW QUALITY PROTEIN: probable protein phosphatase 2C 72 (The sequence of the model RefSeq protein was modified relative to this genomic sequence to represent the inferred CDS: inserted 4 bases in 2 codons) codes for MQGYGIEDGAFCGVFDGHGKNGHMVSKLVRNRLPSLLLNQRNAIAKIASSPTNIAQNDXYDKSEPTKNFFKWKEACLSAFKAMDKEVKILDSLDCSCSGTTAVVAVQQGEDIIIANLGDSRAVLGTKTEKGIAAIQLTTDFKPGLPSEAERIRKCNGRVLELKEVPHIQRVWLPHDDSPGLAMSRAFGDFVLKYHGIIAIPDISYQXLSPNDQFLVLASDGVWDVLSNEDVIAIVSAAHSEEVAAKSVVDATIATWKRRFPNSKRDDCTVICLFLDKMNA; via the exons ATGCAGGGCTATGGCATTGAAGATGGAGCATTTTGTGGAGTTTTTGATGGACATGGAAAAAACGGACACATGGTAAGCAAGCTAGTGAGAAACAGGTTACCTTCTCTGCTGCTAAACCAGAGAAATGCCATAGCAAAGATCGCCTCGTCTCCAACAAATATTGCTCAAAACGA CTATGATAAATCAGAACCAACTAAGAATTTCTTTAAATGGAAAGAGGCATGTTTGAGTGCATTCAAAGCAATGGATAAGGAAGTCAAGATTCTTGACAGTTTGgactgttcttgcagtggaacTACCGCCGTTGTTGCTGTCCAACAG GGTGAAGATATAATTATTGCGAATTTAGGCGATTCGAGGGCAGTTTTAGGAACAAAAACCGAGAAAGGGATTGCGGCGATTCAGTTAACTACTGATTTCAAGCCAGGATTACCCT CCGAAGCTGAGCGAATAAGGAAGTGCAACGGCAGAGTACTGGAACTGAAAGAAGTACCGCATATTCAGAGAGTATGGCTTCCTCATGATGACTCTCCAGGCCTTGCCATGTCGCGAGCTTTTGGAGACTTTGTGCTCAAGTACCATGGCATAATTGCAATCCCTGATATCTCTTATCA TTTATCTCCAAATGATCAGTTTCTTGTTCTGGCCAGTGATGGG GTGTGGGACGTATTAAGTAACGAAGATGTTATTGCAATAGTTTCTGCTGCACATAGCGAAGAGGTAGCAGCAAAGTCAGTGGTGGATGCAACAATTGCTACATGGAAACGTAGGTTTCCGAACTCAAAGAGAGATGACTGCACTGTCATTTGCCTCTTCTTGGATAAGATGAATGCATGA